The following DNA comes from Pseudanabaena yagii GIHE-NHR1.
AGGCAGGAACGAATTGTCCATGAATTTACCGAATACATGCATTTCATGGATATGCAGCCTTGGCAACATAGTACATGGGGGCAGTTGTTTCTTAATCCTGATGTAGCTAGAAATTTTAGTGATCAATGGTCACTGGCTATAGATTATTTGCAAGGAATGGGGATTAGTTCTAAGCGTAGTGGCTATAGTGCTTTAGAGATTGTTTATCCTTTGCCTTGGTTGCAATTACTATACATTCATGTGTCAAGATCGATACAGCACAATGATTTGCAAGCTATTAGTCCTTATTTAGTGGCAACGATTTGGATTAAGGGAGATGAAATCAATCAGATTCGGGCTTTTCATGGTATTTCTGAGCAGTTTACCTTGCCAGAAAATGATGATGTCCTCATCGAAATTAGAGCTAGCCTTGCTGATGGTCTATGGATGATGAAAACTGGCAATCGTCCCAAATTAGCAGCCACATACTATACTTCGCTCGATCGCATTGTTTCGTCAGACCGTGAGCAAATGCAACAGAATTTGTTAGCTTTCACCAAAGCAGTTTTTAATCACGCTAAATCCATATAGAAAGCGGCGCTACGCGCCGCTTTCTATATGGATTTAAGTTACTTCCAGACTTCGAGTTACCTCGACATAGATATTTTCGAGGCGAACTGGTTGACGCATGATCGAATCGATCGTAATGCCATCAAAATATTCCAAAATTTCTTTTAGCTCTAGCGCTTTTGGTAGCCAAAAGCTTAGCTCACGACCATAGTGACGATATTCAAAACCTAACTCGATCGCTCTTGCGATCGCAAGGTCTTCGTCGGGGGTGCATACCAGAACAATTTCCTTGGCAGGTACATATTTACGCAGTTCTTCGAGACTACCTTCAGCAAGGAGGCTACCTTGTTTGATAATGCCAATCCGCTGACAAAGGCGTTCCGCTTCGTCGAGGAGGTGAGTAGTTAATAAAATTGCTGTATCTTGGCTACTTAAATTGCGAATTACTTCCCAAATTTCGTAACGCGCCTCAATATCCAGCCCCGTTGTTGGTTCATCTAGCACCACTAACTGCGGTTGATGGACAAGAGCGATCGCCATACTCAGACGACGTTGCATTCCCCCACTGAGTGTATCGGCGATGCTTTTGGCGCGATCGCCAAGCCCCACTAGTTCTAAACAATACTTGGCTTGCTTACGACAAAGTTCATTACTCAAGCCATACAGTTGACCAAAAAATCGCAGATTTTCTTCGCAGGTTAAACTCTTATAAAAGATGTTTTCCTGTGGAGCAATCCCAATTAGCGATCGCATAGCCCCTGATGAAGTCTGACCATTCATCATCACACTACCGCGATCGGCTTTAATCAAACCGCACAGAATGCTAATTGTGGTGGTTTTCCCAGCTCCATTGGGCCCAAGTAAGCCGTAAACTTCACCTGATTGGATAGCAAAGCTCAAGTCCTGCAAAACTTGCTTCTTTCCATAAGATTTACAGATTTTGCGAACCTCTAGCACGAATATATCTATCTCTCTTAAAAGTATTGCTTAAAGTATAGCAATCACCATTACACAACCCCAAAGGTTACAGCGC
Coding sequences within:
- a CDS encoding ABC transporter ATP-binding protein; this encodes MLEVRKICKSYGKKQVLQDLSFAIQSGEVYGLLGPNGAGKTTTISILCGLIKADRGSVMMNGQTSSGAMRSLIGIAPQENIFYKSLTCEENLRFFGQLYGLSNELCRKQAKYCLELVGLGDRAKSIADTLSGGMQRRLSMAIALVHQPQLVVLDEPTTGLDIEARYEIWEVIRNLSSQDTAILLTTHLLDEAERLCQRIGIIKQGSLLAEGSLEELRKYVPAKEIVLVCTPDEDLAIARAIELGFEYRHYGRELSFWLPKALELKEILEYFDGITIDSIMRQPVRLENIYVEVTRSLEVT